The following are from one region of the Cyanobium gracile PCC 6307 genome:
- a CDS encoding TMEM165/GDT1 family protein, producing MSSAPESPAPSSWITVFLSTATTVFLAELGDKTQLAALLLSAQSGRPVVVFVGASLALICSSLVGVLLGRWLSTVMPPHQLERAAGILMVALGLWLGRQAVLHLAPLHLLNS from the coding sequence ATGAGCAGCGCCCCCGAATCCCCGGCCCCCTCCAGCTGGATCACGGTGTTCCTGAGCACCGCCACCACCGTCTTCCTGGCCGAACTGGGCGACAAGACCCAGCTGGCCGCCCTGCTGCTGTCGGCCCAGTCGGGCCGGCCGGTCGTTGTCTTCGTGGGCGCCTCGCTCGCCCTGATCTGCTCCAGCCTCGTGGGGGTGCTGCTGGGGCGCTGGCTGTCCACCGTCATGCCCCCCCACCAGCTGGAGCGGGCGGCGGGGATCCTCATGGTCGCACTGGGCCTGTGGCTGGGCCGCCAGGCGGTGCTGCACCTGGCGCCCCTCCACCTCCTCAATTCCTGA
- a CDS encoding DUF2996 domain-containing protein, whose product MTETPSSTPDPVATTPEAKTPAPKANPPAPEDKPFEVFVPELLLPALVKEIEAYGGPAPELTFEQGAMPVVGADCWMVKGRLPGERRFWLCFTRPDISSAKTIALTEGAGSPSLLESFLIDEKKMTLSLLVSRVVQRLNGQKWLGPN is encoded by the coding sequence GTGACCGAGACCCCCAGCAGCACCCCCGACCCTGTCGCCACCACGCCGGAGGCGAAGACCCCAGCCCCCAAGGCCAATCCGCCCGCCCCGGAGGACAAACCCTTCGAGGTCTTCGTGCCGGAGCTGCTGCTGCCGGCCCTGGTCAAGGAGATCGAGGCCTACGGAGGCCCGGCTCCGGAGCTGACGTTCGAGCAGGGCGCCATGCCCGTGGTCGGGGCGGACTGCTGGATGGTCAAGGGCCGGCTGCCGGGCGAGCGCCGCTTCTGGCTCTGCTTCACCCGGCCCGACATCAGCTCCGCCAAGACCATCGCCCTCACCGAGGGGGCCGGCAGCCCCAGCCTGCTGGAGTCGTTCCTGATCGACGAAAAGAAGATGACCCTGTCGCTGCTGGTGTCGCGGGTGGTGCAGCGGCTCAACGGCCAGAAGTGGCTGGGCCCCAACTGA
- a CDS encoding flavin prenyltransferase UbiX: MAPSSLPVVLAVSGASAQPLAERALQLLLEDDLPVEMVTSRGAIGVWQAEMGLRVPSEPDAQERFWRERTGCSSGRLHCHRWNDQAAAIASGSHLTRGMVILPASMGTVGRIASGVALDLIERAADVHLKEGRPLVIAPRELPWNLVHLRNLTRLAEAGARIAPPVPAWYHQPTTIGEMVDFLVIRVFDTLGLQLGSLQRWQGPVGRPAPDEVSTP, from the coding sequence ATGGCGCCGTCCTCGCTTCCCGTGGTGCTGGCGGTGTCCGGTGCCTCCGCCCAGCCCCTGGCCGAGCGGGCCCTGCAGCTGCTGCTCGAGGACGACCTGCCGGTCGAGATGGTCACCAGCCGGGGGGCGATCGGCGTCTGGCAGGCGGAGATGGGCCTGCGGGTGCCGTCGGAGCCCGACGCCCAGGAACGCTTCTGGCGGGAACGCACCGGCTGCAGCTCCGGCCGGCTCCACTGCCACCGCTGGAACGACCAGGCCGCCGCCATCGCCAGCGGCAGCCACCTCACCCGCGGCATGGTCATCCTGCCGGCCAGCATGGGCACCGTCGGCCGGATCGCCTCCGGCGTGGCCCTGGATCTGATCGAACGGGCCGCCGATGTCCACCTCAAGGAGGGACGGCCCCTGGTGATCGCGCCGCGGGAGCTGCCCTGGAACCTGGTCCACCTGCGCAACCTCACCCGCCTGGCCGAGGCCGGGGCGCGCATCGCCCCCCCGGTTCCGGCGTGGTACCACCAGCCCACCACGATCGGTGAGATGGTGGATTTCCTGGTGATTCGCGTCTTCGACACCCTCGGCCTCCAGCTCGGCTCCCTGCAGCGCTGGCAGGGGCCCGTGGGCCGTCCCGCCCCGGACGAAGTCTCCACCCCCTGA
- the acsF gene encoding magnesium-protoporphyrin IX monomethyl ester (oxidative) cyclase → MVPPATQAPTAPRVGTPDAPAIKDPVKDTILTPRFYTTDFDAMAAMDLRPNEVELEAICEEFRKDYNRHHFVRDGQFEGAADKLDPETRRVFVEFLEQSCTSEFSGFLLYKELSRRIKERNPLLAECFAHMARDEARHAGFLNKAMADFGLQLDLGFLTATKAYTHFQPKFIFYATYLSEKIGYWRYIAIYRHLEQHPESKIFPIFNFFENWCQDENRHGDFFDALMKAQPDTVRGFTARLWCRFFLLAVFATMYVRDVARKEFYEALGLDARTYDKYVIAKTNETSARVFPVVLNVDHPEFYGRLEKLVQHNAALAEADRSGAPAPVRTLRKLPHWIGNGVQMARLFLMAPIRSERFQPAVR, encoded by the coding sequence ATGGTGCCTCCCGCCACCCAAGCCCCCACCGCCCCTCGGGTGGGCACCCCGGATGCCCCGGCCATCAAGGACCCGGTGAAGGACACGATCCTCACCCCGCGCTTCTACACCACGGATTTCGACGCCATGGCGGCGATGGATCTGCGGCCCAACGAAGTGGAGCTGGAGGCCATCTGCGAGGAGTTCCGCAAGGACTACAACCGCCACCACTTCGTTCGTGACGGCCAGTTCGAAGGCGCCGCCGACAAGCTCGATCCGGAGACCCGCCGCGTCTTCGTCGAGTTCCTTGAGCAGAGCTGCACCTCCGAGTTCTCCGGCTTCCTGCTTTACAAGGAGCTGAGCCGCCGCATCAAGGAGCGCAACCCGCTGCTGGCGGAATGCTTCGCCCACATGGCCCGCGACGAGGCCCGCCACGCCGGTTTCCTCAACAAGGCGATGGCCGATTTCGGCCTCCAGCTCGACCTGGGCTTCCTGACGGCCACCAAGGCCTACACCCACTTCCAGCCCAAGTTCATCTTCTACGCCACCTACCTTTCCGAGAAGATCGGCTACTGGCGCTACATTGCCATCTACCGCCACCTGGAGCAGCACCCCGAAAGCAAGATCTTCCCGATCTTCAACTTCTTCGAGAACTGGTGCCAGGACGAGAACCGCCATGGCGACTTCTTTGACGCCCTGATGAAGGCCCAGCCCGACACGGTGCGCGGCTTCACGGCCCGCCTCTGGTGCCGTTTCTTCCTGCTGGCCGTGTTCGCCACCATGTATGTGCGTGACGTGGCCCGCAAAGAGTTCTATGAGGCCCTCGGGCTCGATGCCCGCACCTACGACAAGTACGTGATCGCCAAGACCAACGAAACCTCCGCCCGGGTGTTCCCGGTGGTCCTCAACGTGGATCACCCCGAGTTCTATGGGCGGCTGGAGAAGCTGGTGCAGCACAACGCAGCCCTGGCCGAGGCCGACCGTTCCGGAGCCCCCGCTCCGGTTCGGACCCTGCGCAAGCTGCCCCACTGGATCGGCAACGGTGTCCAGATGGCCCGCCTGTTCCTGATGGCTCCGATCCGCAGCGAGCGCTTCCAGCCCGCCGTGCGCTGA
- a CDS encoding RNB domain-containing ribonuclease, with amino-acid sequence MKFTVADLLDHLSTTDAVALAKLERSLGLTTKTCKQQLRIGLDALLRLGLVEEDGEGVRARETPELIPARLRCSSKGFCFALREDGGEDIYIRDHQLNHAWNGDRVLVKITREGGRRRSPEGGVQCILERQTPSLLAQVERQDGQLVAVPLDDRLLTSVALPEEDAVHLDPAEEAVVEVKIDRFPVAQFGPAGHVARSLPVHGGEAADTELLLAKHRLQERPACPRTTLKQPVAKGRADLTALPTLILEAWEGGEAPALPAVSLEEREGGWRLWVHSPAVAERIGMGNSLDIWLREQGEAICLGRRWLPLLPAALAKACGFRPGESQAAVSVALELDAEGTLEHFRFSLSQITPDARVDRVAMQALAERKPKARTVPAALKALKDHLPLLEQLVQLSGLLRQRRLAAGSIDLDLPMPALDSLGDLRVPAPDAALQGWLVELPTEDPVAILREAVLVAHRALGRHLLALELPALFALNPAAEATDINDVAKAALALDIPMELSADGNASAAELAAVFAATDRGRPLQQQLRDALRPVQLAAEAGPHAVAGEETAVAPWCCPTLHYADLWNQQLLVSLLVDGKDRPSVRHKISTDLASDACHGSTDWPLLTPGQLAPYQQGLEQGLAQRLNGRCRFLQELQADGLALAQARHTEPLVGQTLPGVISGVQSYGFFVEVPPSQVEGLVHVSSLKDDWYEYRSRQNRLVGRKFRRTYMVGDGVDVEIQKVDALRHQIDLAVLQPEDFERVDEGAGDDGPEAAGDGAAGDAAGPSADEG; translated from the coding sequence ATGAAGTTCACGGTCGCCGATCTGCTCGACCACCTCTCCACGACCGATGCGGTGGCCCTGGCCAAGCTGGAGAGGTCGCTGGGCCTGACCACCAAGACCTGCAAGCAGCAGTTGCGCATCGGTCTGGATGCCCTCCTGCGGCTCGGCCTGGTGGAGGAGGACGGGGAAGGGGTCCGCGCCCGTGAGACCCCTGAGCTGATCCCGGCCCGGCTGCGCTGCTCGAGCAAGGGCTTCTGCTTCGCCCTGCGGGAGGACGGCGGCGAGGACATCTACATCCGTGACCACCAGCTCAACCACGCCTGGAACGGCGATCGGGTGCTGGTCAAGATCACCCGCGAGGGCGGGCGTCGCCGCTCGCCGGAAGGGGGTGTGCAGTGCATCCTTGAGCGCCAGACCCCCAGCCTGCTGGCCCAGGTCGAGCGGCAGGACGGCCAGCTCGTCGCCGTCCCCCTCGACGACCGGCTGCTCACCTCGGTCGCCCTGCCTGAGGAGGACGCGGTCCATCTCGACCCCGCCGAGGAGGCGGTGGTCGAGGTGAAGATCGACCGCTTCCCGGTGGCCCAGTTCGGTCCGGCCGGCCACGTCGCCCGCAGCCTGCCGGTGCACGGCGGTGAAGCGGCCGACACCGAGCTGCTGCTGGCCAAGCACCGCCTGCAGGAGCGGCCGGCCTGCCCCCGCACCACCCTGAAGCAGCCCGTCGCCAAGGGCCGGGCCGACCTGACGGCCCTGCCCACCCTGATCCTGGAGGCCTGGGAGGGCGGCGAGGCCCCCGCGCTCCCCGCCGTCTCCCTGGAGGAGCGGGAGGGGGGCTGGCGGCTGTGGGTGCACAGCCCCGCCGTGGCCGAGCGCATCGGCATGGGCAACAGCCTCGACATCTGGCTGCGGGAGCAGGGCGAGGCGATCTGCCTGGGTCGCCGCTGGCTGCCCCTGCTGCCTGCGGCCCTCGCCAAGGCATGTGGTTTCCGCCCCGGCGAGAGCCAGGCGGCGGTGTCGGTGGCCCTGGAGCTGGACGCCGAGGGCACCCTTGAGCACTTCCGCTTCAGCCTGAGTCAGATCACCCCCGACGCCCGGGTGGACCGGGTCGCGATGCAGGCCCTGGCCGAGCGCAAGCCCAAGGCCCGCACCGTCCCCGCCGCCCTCAAAGCCCTCAAGGATCACCTGCCCCTGCTGGAGCAGCTGGTCCAGCTGAGCGGCCTGCTGCGTCAGCGACGACTCGCGGCCGGCTCGATCGATCTCGACCTGCCCATGCCCGCCCTCGACAGCCTCGGCGACCTGCGGGTGCCTGCCCCGGATGCGGCCCTGCAGGGCTGGCTGGTGGAGCTGCCGACCGAGGATCCGGTGGCGATCCTGCGGGAGGCGGTGCTGGTGGCCCACCGGGCCCTGGGACGCCACCTGCTGGCCCTGGAACTGCCCGCCCTGTTCGCCCTCAATCCGGCGGCGGAGGCCACCGACATCAACGACGTCGCCAAGGCGGCCCTGGCCCTCGACATCCCCATGGAGCTCAGTGCCGACGGCAACGCCAGCGCCGCCGAACTCGCCGCCGTCTTCGCCGCCACCGACCGGGGCCGGCCCCTGCAGCAGCAGCTGCGCGATGCGCTGCGGCCGGTGCAGCTGGCGGCCGAGGCCGGTCCCCATGCGGTGGCCGGTGAGGAGACCGCCGTGGCCCCCTGGTGCTGCCCGACCCTCCACTACGCCGATCTCTGGAACCAGCAGTTGCTGGTCAGCCTGCTGGTGGACGGCAAGGACCGGCCGAGCGTGCGCCACAAGATCAGCACCGACCTGGCCAGCGACGCCTGCCACGGCAGCACCGACTGGCCCCTGCTGACCCCCGGCCAGCTGGCCCCGTACCAGCAGGGCCTGGAGCAGGGCCTGGCCCAGCGCCTCAACGGCCGTTGCCGCTTCCTGCAGGAGCTGCAGGCCGATGGGCTGGCCCTGGCCCAGGCCCGCCACACCGAGCCCCTCGTCGGCCAGACCCTGCCCGGGGTGATCAGCGGCGTGCAGAGCTACGGCTTCTTCGTCGAGGTGCCCCCCTCCCAGGTGGAGGGCCTGGTGCACGTCAGCTCCCTCAAGGACGACTGGTACGAGTACCGCTCCCGCCAGAACCGCCTGGTGGGCCGCAAGTTCCGTCGCACCTACATGGTCGGCGACGGGGTCGATGTGGAGATCCAGAAGGTGGACGCCCTGCGCCACCAGATCGACCTGGCGGTGCTTCAGCCCGAGGACTTCGAGCGGGTGGACGAGGGCGCCGGCGATGACGGCCCCGAGGCTGCGGGCGACGGGGCCGCGGGCGACGCGGCTGGCCCCTCGGCGGACGAGGGCTGA
- a CDS encoding TMEM165/GDT1 family protein: protein MPFALLASTFATVFLAELGDKTQLAIVSISGTSNRPGAVFAGSAFALVLASLVGAAAGGSLSSVVPTDGLQLAASAGFLIIGTRLILRSGAEGGEAAAAAADGPGENPQPPAP, encoded by the coding sequence ATGCCCTTCGCCCTGCTCGCCTCCACCTTCGCCACCGTCTTCCTGGCGGAGCTCGGCGACAAGACCCAGCTGGCCATCGTCAGCATCAGCGGCACCTCCAACCGGCCCGGGGCGGTGTTCGCCGGCAGCGCCTTCGCCCTGGTCCTGGCCAGCCTGGTGGGGGCGGCGGCGGGGGGCTCCCTCTCCAGCGTGGTCCCCACCGATGGGCTGCAGCTGGCGGCCTCCGCCGGCTTCCTGATCATCGGCACCCGCCTGATCCTGCGCTCCGGCGCCGAGGGCGGCGAGGCTGCCGCCGCGGCAGCCGATGGTCCTGGAGAGAACCCACAGCCCCCCGCTCCTTAG
- a CDS encoding TldD/PmbA family protein, giving the protein MATTESAAASLDAEVLRERLDQLADREGVHRWDLGASCSTDTSVQVDRGEAKQMKGAQRSAITLRVWNDDGLVGITSTSDLSDAGLARALAGARDASAYGNVDEVPDFSPLATAPLPVLEQPLRPPVSILSLLDTLKEAERDLLGRHPAIGTVPYNGLAQRSSDRLYINSAGACRQQRLTTASLYLYARAEETGRKPRSSGAVRLAYGASDLDVAGCVQEAAERTIAHLDYAPIRTGRYTCVFSPEAFLDLIGAFSSLFNARAVLDGVSLSRRESLGEQLAVPFFSLHDNGLHPANVGAAAFDGEGTPTRRLSLLEGGVLRHFLHSEATARAFGVAPTGHAGLGAKVSVGPDWFEIGPTPGSDGGAQGLDRFASGAGGGDGLVVIDSLSALHAGVKASQGSFSLPFDGWLVEGGTARSIEAATVAGDIRTLLKAIVGFEGPAKVTPDGLCPHVWVEGLSITGDA; this is encoded by the coding sequence ATGGCCACCACCGAATCAGCGGCCGCCAGCCTCGATGCCGAGGTGCTGCGCGAGCGCCTCGACCAACTGGCCGACCGGGAGGGCGTCCACCGCTGGGACCTGGGCGCCTCCTGCAGCACCGACACCTCCGTCCAGGTCGACCGAGGCGAAGCCAAGCAGATGAAGGGCGCCCAGCGCAGTGCCATCACCCTGCGGGTCTGGAACGACGACGGTCTGGTGGGCATCACCAGCACCTCCGACCTCTCCGACGCCGGCCTGGCCCGGGCCTTGGCCGGGGCCCGCGATGCCAGCGCCTACGGCAACGTCGATGAGGTGCCCGACTTCTCCCCCCTGGCCACCGCGCCGCTGCCGGTCCTGGAGCAGCCGCTCCGCCCGCCGGTGAGCATCCTCAGCCTGCTCGACACCCTCAAGGAGGCGGAGCGCGACCTGCTCGGACGGCACCCCGCCATCGGCACGGTTCCCTACAACGGCCTGGCCCAGCGCAGCAGCGACCGGCTCTACATCAACAGTGCCGGCGCCTGCCGCCAGCAGCGCCTCACCACCGCCTCCCTCTATCTCTATGCCCGGGCCGAGGAGACGGGCCGCAAGCCCCGCAGCAGCGGCGCCGTGCGGCTGGCCTACGGCGCTTCGGACCTCGATGTGGCCGGCTGCGTGCAGGAGGCGGCGGAGCGCACCATCGCCCACCTCGATTACGCCCCGATCCGCACCGGCCGCTACACCTGCGTCTTCAGTCCCGAGGCCTTCCTCGACCTGATCGGCGCCTTCAGCAGTCTGTTCAATGCCCGCGCCGTGCTCGATGGCGTCAGCCTCAGCCGGCGGGAGTCCCTGGGCGAGCAGCTGGCGGTCCCCTTCTTCTCCCTGCACGACAACGGTCTGCATCCGGCCAATGTCGGTGCGGCCGCCTTCGACGGGGAAGGTACCCCCACCCGCCGCCTGTCGCTGCTGGAGGGGGGGGTGCTGCGCCATTTCCTCCACTCGGAGGCCACGGCCCGCGCCTTCGGGGTCGCCCCCACGGGCCATGCCGGCCTGGGGGCCAAGGTGTCGGTGGGCCCGGACTGGTTCGAGATCGGCCCCACCCCCGGCAGCGACGGGGGCGCCCAGGGCCTCGACCGCTTCGCCTCCGGTGCCGGTGGTGGGGACGGCCTGGTGGTGATCGACTCCCTCTCGGCTCTCCATGCCGGTGTCAAGGCCAGCCAGGGCTCCTTCTCCCTCCCCTTCGACGGCTGGCTGGTGGAGGGCGGCACAGCGCGCTCCATCGAGGCCGCCACCGTGGCCGGTGACATCCGCACCCTGCTCAAGGCCATCGTCGGCTTCGAGGGTCCCGCCAAGGTGACCCCCGACGGTCTCTGCCCCCACGTCTGGGTGGAGGGTCTCTCGATCACCGGCGACGCTTGA
- a CDS encoding YkgJ family cysteine cluster protein: MERPRGDPVPRPEHWQCISGCGSCCRLDPALRGDAIEALDSDQQALYFSMVGEDGWCRHFDTGSRRCRIYAERPDFCRVDQLVALFGQPGDDPDALAIASCRQQIRAELGGRHPVMRRFLRTIRQPS; encoded by the coding sequence ATGGAACGACCTCGTGGCGACCCCGTGCCCCGACCCGAGCACTGGCAGTGCATCAGCGGCTGCGGTTCCTGCTGCCGCCTCGACCCGGCCCTGCGGGGCGACGCGATCGAGGCCCTCGATTCCGACCAGCAGGCGCTCTATTTCTCGATGGTGGGGGAGGACGGCTGGTGCCGCCATTTCGACACCGGCTCCCGCCGCTGCCGCATCTATGCGGAACGGCCCGACTTCTGCCGGGTGGATCAGCTCGTCGCGCTGTTCGGCCAGCCCGGCGATGACCCCGATGCCCTGGCCATCGCCTCCTGCCGGCAGCAGATCCGCGCCGAGCTGGGCGGACGCCACCCGGTGATGCGCCGTTTCCTGCGGACGATCCGCCAACCCTCATGA
- a CDS encoding TldD/PmbA family protein — protein MAAGCSAGADLVEVFLERSDHLGLLAEQDAITSVSPAFGAGAGLRVFLGDRDGFVSTNDLSAAGLRAALEQALGMLGLLLPSQAGGGFDGLPELRDFAATKDSWLQACPSLAEATSRLLEGTDRLQAHGRHLQVRRGSYARDWQEVLVAASDGTFARDVRLHQSVGLNVLAADGDHRASLGRRYGTTDSPDDLRRWDVEAAAVDVCSSAGTMLYAHYVEAGQFPVVLANRFGGVIFHEACGHLLETTQVERATTPFADMVGQPIAHPSLTAIDEGLTAGAFGSLAMDDEGMEPQRTVLIENGILQRFLSDRAGERRTGHPRTGSGRRQSHAFAAASRMRNTYIAAGPHSPEDLIASVDKGLYCKSMGGGSVGPTGQFNFAVEEGYLIENGTLTRPVKGATLIGDAKEVMPRISMCANDLELAAGFCGSVSGSIFVTVGQPHIKVDTITVGGR, from the coding sequence CTGGCCGCGGGTTGCTCGGCCGGTGCCGATCTGGTGGAGGTGTTCCTGGAGCGCTCCGACCACCTCGGCCTGCTCGCCGAGCAGGATGCCATCACCAGCGTCAGCCCGGCCTTCGGCGCCGGGGCCGGCCTGCGCGTGTTCCTGGGGGATCGGGACGGCTTCGTCTCCACCAATGACCTGAGCGCCGCCGGCCTGCGGGCCGCCCTCGAGCAGGCCCTCGGCATGCTGGGGCTGCTGCTCCCCTCCCAGGCCGGCGGGGGCTTCGATGGCCTGCCCGAGCTGCGCGACTTCGCCGCCACCAAGGACAGCTGGCTCCAGGCCTGTCCGTCCCTGGCGGAGGCCACCAGCCGTCTGCTGGAGGGCACCGACCGGCTCCAGGCCCATGGCCGGCACCTGCAGGTGCGCCGGGGCAGCTACGCCCGCGACTGGCAGGAGGTGCTGGTGGCCGCCAGCGACGGCACCTTTGCCCGCGACGTGCGGCTGCACCAGTCGGTGGGCCTCAATGTGCTGGCGGCCGACGGCGACCACCGGGCCAGCCTGGGGAGGCGCTATGGCACCACCGACAGCCCCGACGACCTGCGCCGCTGGGATGTGGAGGCCGCTGCCGTGGATGTCTGCAGCAGCGCCGGCACCATGCTCTACGCCCACTACGTCGAGGCCGGCCAGTTCCCCGTCGTGCTTGCCAACCGCTTCGGTGGTGTGATCTTCCACGAGGCCTGCGGCCACCTGCTGGAGACCACCCAGGTGGAGCGGGCCACCACCCCCTTCGCCGACATGGTCGGCCAGCCCATTGCCCACCCCTCCCTCACCGCCATCGACGAGGGTCTCACCGCCGGCGCCTTCGGGTCGCTGGCGATGGACGACGAGGGCATGGAACCCCAGCGCACCGTGCTGATCGAGAACGGCATCCTGCAGCGCTTCCTCAGCGACCGGGCCGGGGAGCGCCGCACCGGCCACCCCCGCACCGGCAGCGGCCGCCGCCAGAGCCACGCTTTCGCCGCCGCCAGCCGCATGCGCAACACCTACATCGCCGCCGGCCCCCACAGCCCGGAGGATCTGATCGCCTCCGTCGACAAGGGGCTCTACTGCAAGTCGATGGGGGGCGGCAGCGTCGGCCCCACCGGCCAGTTCAACTTCGCCGTCGAGGAGGGCTACCTGATCGAGAACGGCACCCTCACCAGGCCGGTGAAGGGGGCCACCCTGATCGGCGACGCCAAGGAGGTGATGCCCCGGATCTCGATGTGCGCCAACGATCTCGAGCTGGCCGCCGGCTTCTGCGGTTCGGTCAGCGGCAGCATCTTCGTCACCGTGGGCCAGCCCCACATCAAGGTCGACACCATCACCGTGGGAGGACGCTGA
- the fmt gene encoding methionyl-tRNA formyltransferase: MRILFWGTPAYAVVSLDALRQAGHSIVGVVSQPDRRRGRGKALVPSPVKQRALELGLPVFTPERIRRDLACQQELAALGAEVSVVVAFGQILPPAVLSQPPLGCWNGHGSLLPRWRGAAPIQWALLEGDGETGVGIMAMEEGLDTGPVLLERRLSIPLLQNAGQLSERLARLTGDLLVEALPLIEAVGAGPEQDRLARLGVRPQAADGVSHARQLTKEDTLVNWSSSALAIHRRVMGLHPNASCPWGAERLKLLATEPLVTRLADQLTPVAAALAERWGSPGQDGTAAGGSTGAGPGTVLAVEEGEGLVVATGGCPVLLRQAQLAGRRPSEGQALIQQLGLGAGDRIGANTP, from the coding sequence GTGAGGATCCTGTTCTGGGGCACCCCGGCTTACGCCGTGGTCAGTCTCGACGCCCTGCGGCAGGCCGGCCACAGCATCGTTGGTGTGGTGAGCCAGCCGGACCGGCGCCGGGGCCGGGGCAAGGCCCTGGTGCCTTCCCCTGTCAAGCAACGGGCCCTGGAGCTGGGTCTGCCGGTGTTCACCCCCGAGCGGATCCGCCGCGACCTGGCCTGCCAGCAGGAGCTGGCTGCCCTGGGGGCGGAGGTGTCGGTGGTGGTGGCCTTCGGCCAGATCCTGCCGCCGGCGGTGCTCTCCCAGCCCCCCCTGGGCTGCTGGAATGGCCACGGCTCCCTGCTGCCCCGCTGGCGGGGGGCGGCGCCGATCCAGTGGGCCCTGCTGGAGGGGGATGGCGAGACCGGCGTCGGGATCATGGCCATGGAGGAGGGTCTCGACACTGGCCCGGTGCTGCTGGAGCGGCGCCTCTCCATTCCCCTGCTGCAGAACGCCGGCCAGCTGTCGGAACGGCTGGCGCGCCTCACCGGGGATCTGCTGGTGGAGGCCCTGCCCCTGATCGAGGCGGTGGGTGCCGGACCGGAGCAAGACCGACTCGCCCGCCTCGGGGTGCGTCCCCAGGCGGCCGATGGGGTGAGCCACGCCCGCCAGCTCACCAAGGAGGACACCCTGGTGAACTGGAGCAGCTCCGCCCTGGCCATCCATCGTCGTGTGATGGGGCTCCACCCCAACGCCTCCTGCCCCTGGGGGGCCGAGCGGCTGAAGCTGCTGGCCACCGAGCCGCTGGTCACCCGCCTGGCCGACCAACTCACACCGGTGGCCGCTGCCCTGGCCGAGCGCTGGGGCAGCCCCGGCCAGGACGGGACGGCGGCGGGTGGCTCGACAGGGGCTGGTCCTGGCACCGTGCTCGCGGTAGAGGAAGGGGAGGGGCTGGTGGTGGCCACCGGTGGCTGTCCTGTGCTGCTGCGCCAGGCCCAGCTGGCGGGACGGCGACCGAGCGAGGGGCAGGCACTGATCCAGCAGCTGGGGCTGGGGGCCGGCGATCGGATCGGTGCAAATACTCCCTGA